One segment of Drosophila mauritiana strain mau12 chromosome 3R, ASM438214v1, whole genome shotgun sequence DNA contains the following:
- the LOC117145928 gene encoding mucin-5AC isoform X4, with protein MVISKTDGTAANGAAGGAEAAAPTGLDATGNSLAHPSGIPQDQIDNIMSGIANTGNVKMNNHRKKLRQRFDIIKKLGQGTYGKVQLGINKETGQEVAIKTIKKCKIEAEADLVRIRREVQIMSSVHHPNIIHIYEVFENREKMVLVMEFAAGGELYDYLSERKVLTEEEARRIFRQVATAVYYCHKHKICHRDLKLENILLDEKGNAKIADFGLSNVFDDQRLLGTFCGSPLYASPEIVEGTPYQGPEVDCWSLGVLLYTLVYGSMPFDGSNFKRLVKQISQGDYYEPRKPSRASTLIRDMLTVCPRKRASIEQICSHWWVNENDNVSCLDLAEDLANQTPVRLDVLLSLTPATITADQLVVPSAEGAAAAKAAANERVPRSHSVGSIRDMGPPNTEAERRILDMVAAGGEAALMPSPTRTITPAQSPVQTKRKLQPTVSTENAAGTTAKKKEKPANSSFVISKDGAPLTEAPPTIIEPQTTLMEAETIANIPEEVPVPSYSQKDMQAVGDLCDLLMGEGSNSTATTAAPAPPAPTPVARQPTRGKLDAVVETPEEKDATKVIKKFVNKHKTADLVNAINESASKAAAPVSAVAPPPFVRKCSLQDESTLNKFNAERRKSRILETAEKFQPPPPVAAVAPEKPKKLSIPGVSVGSFKKEFEKKATNPPSTEGPTPGELRAQEQVAAAAAAAQEAEALSTPPPSPVVAQSLEGSDSKNSVASISLDEARRSMENSIALLLQAQNESSKEVDQLCAQTETIGVSEPATQQERERKLKNARAIIGNAIQPASPGAEGPPTPPGAVKTSTASITLKSATLPRRKINAKAEVQLDIKPRIPEQGAPPQPAMRFSTEMQHPVADLRSAPPREAPIPYSPIKTTLQARATSLEPKEHVITIQRPPTQHAYGRTSSNTTTRSGSLSRQSTVESESEGTTTATNMSQATITSTSQPIKKSPREFIIPIAVEGGGFITPRERSVEPSESSHTTSSRSTFTRLRPSRRIGSLLSEAGFDEGSPFQKMRTTSITRDGVSGGTEEEARFTPHRLRSSRPVKKISQDNDSQSSNEEDDDDDDGFEILTAENLFSTLLQRVRALTNRLNVNSDLTAGFPSHSSRLLTDISRQAQSHSPFWSQGSPFASVLRSQVSYTYSETVEKKKVRLNSSNSSGLGAPWRHSMSRDLGSDMESMFSRTGATLPRGHHQGKGKPSSAPAQVEKGAATVSSASTANSDEPLDLADLDLSRLRLSKKDLETLSSITPGLPKCFQEQLLAKLPPTQARKLSRTLSVQTSAPSSASTPKVYKRSQSSGRGYQPEQQSQEELAKPLTTDAPKTTSASTAIYRRSLSRSQAPTPNSGQDADSRAAQTTKSRSSSVCRDDYGKSSLCSSSTYTSDISEKYKYYSPYLSKSSNVSPSIASKDAPEKRYSGGLGRPPSGCLSPPPQLPQVAATEGTSSLRVGRSSQRRISRFLRPDFFDEPRDRETQSMLREIREKSIDRHDQEQTQAQDLRRRKHSLPNVEQAEQPAETAPIRSSMRHSRNKSMELFTEAESNGQARDTVKTSTSRQRSVSKARELETELDKHELADKILQELQLLSAVRSQHDQTQESEKAEETSTIKKIKKLKPKESNEPEATKIASTTTSSTTTLVRKVKKVVKKTDETPKTPGSENADLASSAPKETKLKRPKSYPMKDLGLSLKSSTDLPEPTTSLLPTKLPSKLPSGNTNESAVEPAPRESRLMRPKSYPATKLATPKELRKVTRSGVAIPTITEAIPTPSAMPTPTSSKSTSEEKSMSATPTGTMSVVTDAKDTVSSSSDSRPTTIKKIIKVSKKSKLMPPTPVTPTTPTTTATTTASTTPVESSKESSPVIKPKEKSPEKKPSKGLLYALGQKFEKLRDSAMSKEKKAGSTGAAASLACTQKQGSPEERSSPEKYKKNVSDAEKSQQTGLSDDKRVDKRSRFDTMLRSLRERSVPRSQPNGRVSPKRAASVEELHAGCPEGQGKQGGAVNKMFGGLLRRFDRESSEQRRVRSTRSTSNIERQVREEQDQLLDASLPTSPIYQNVVKSTKSKVASTTNGEENCNCETACPDCRQNKGQNLTTSGAPTNTTTPSSKEKRKGLMLDLASANVSGSGAPSSVTTATTTTTSGSSYRGSKTNPALINGNGGLGMGIYSNLPPYPGAMKSASSNNSSSQQSMENATNNNSTNTNNNCSSQTSGYRTSSAHEINRNNPLLTPSFENIANYSSDSRSYQDDCASTSTFLSPTEEPELYFDNWSICSEDNYMLHATPSPTVSRLSRASLSSPTRCSESSDPNESVIDRIKRRSFYSRFNEQKKPRRTSSIVGPSAVRDYYREQQAAVKARSSNKLHAPDMDPPPRAHSPDIAQQFFRPLKLSPVGTELKPPVYRSTLDYSASSAGATSKPRKSLNDIRNTSPSFLSKRYETTDYSSVPMRYKSSSSSSPSNGAIASGYYNTYNPKRRSSYTLNGSLPTATSGSSAAGSSHLDGYATLCRRSLRPYDHRTMSLLEPPTSSSVRSGEGASYQRREARTPVRDYTSSISRSGSRYRTSSATRSPTNI; from the exons ATGGTGATAAGCAAAACCGATGGAACGGCGGCCAATGGAGCGGCGGGAGGAGCGGAGGCCGCTGCCCCAACTGGACTCGATGCCACCGGGAACAGTCTGGCGCATCCTTCGGGAATTCCGCAGGATCAGATAGACAACATCATGAGCGGCATCGCCAACACGGGCAACGTCAAAATGAACAATCACCGCAAGAAGTTGCGACAAAG ATTTGATATTATTAAGAAACTAGGACAAGGCACATACGGCAAGGTGCAGTTAGGTATTAATAAGGAAACCGGCCAGGAGGTGGCCATCAAAACCATCAAGAAGTGCAAGATCGAGGCCGAGGCGGATTTGGTGCGCATCCGTCGCGAGGTGCAGATTATGAGCTCAGTGCATCATCCCAACATCATTCACATCTACGAAG TATTTGAGAATCGTGAGAAAATGGTGCTAGTCATGGAGTTTGCCGCTGGCGGCGAGCTCTACGACTATCTGTCTGAAAGGAAGGTTCTCACCGAGGAGGAGGCGCGACGCATCTTTCGCCAGGTGGCCACCGCTGTCTACTACTGTCACAAGCACAAGATCTGCCATCGCGATCTCAAGCTGGAGAACATCCTGCTGGACGAGAAGGGCAATGCTAAG ATTGCTGATTTTGGGTTGTCGAATGTTTTTGATGACCAGCGACTGCTGGGCACCTTTTGCGGTTCCCCACTCTATGCCTCGCCGGAAATCGTGGAAGGAACTCCATATCAGGGACCCGAGGTGGACTGCTGGTCACTGGGCGTGCTGCTCTACACGCTAGTCTACGGATCCATGCCCTTCGATGGGTCCAATTTCAAGCGACTGGTGAAGCAGATCAGCCAGGGTGATTACTACGAGCCAAGGAAACCTTCACGAGCCTCCACTCTCATCCGGGACATGCTGACCGTGTGTCCGAGGAAACGGGCCAGCATCGAGCAGATCTGCTCGCACTGGTGGGTGAACGAGAACGATAATGTGTCCTGTCTGGATCTGGCCGAGGATCTGGCCAATCAGACCCCGGTGCGATTGGATGTCCTGCTTTCCCTTACGCCAGCCACAATCACGGCGGATCAGTTGGTAGTGCCATCGGCGGAgggagcagctgctgccaaGGCGGCGGCCAATGAACGCGTTCCTCGCTCGCATTCGGTGGGTTCGATCCGGGACATGGGACCGCCGAACACGGAGGCGGAACGCCGCATCCTGGACATGGTGGCCG CTGGAGGAGAAGCCGCCTTGATGCCCTCACCCACCAGGACCATAACCCCCGCCCAGAGTCCGGTGCAGACGAAGAGGAAACTGCAGCCCACTGTTTCTACGGAGAATGCAGCCGGAACCACAGCCAAAAAGAAGGAGAAGCCGGCCAATAGCTCGTTTGTGATCAGCAAGGATGGTGCACCACTGACTGAAGCACCACCTACCATCATCGAACCACAAACCACGCTCATGGAGGCGGAGACGATTGCCAATATACCCGAGGAGGTTCCTGTTCCCAGTTACTCCCAGAAAGACATGCAAGCGGTGGGTGATCTTTGCGATCTGCTGATGGGAGAAGGATCCAATAGCACCGCCACAACTGCAGCACCTGCACCACCGGCACCTACACCTGTTGCTCGCCAACCCACCAGGGGAAAACTGGATGCCGTTGTTGAAACTCCCGAGGAAAAGGATGCCACCAAAGTGATCAAGAAGTTTGTGAACAAGCACAAGACCGCGGATCTGGTGAATGCCATCAATGAAAGTGCCTCCAAGGCCGCAGCGCCGGTGAGCGCAGTGGCCCCTCCACCCTTCGTCCGCAAGTGCAGCTTGCAGGATGAATCCACACTGAACAAATTCAATGCGGAGCGTCGGAAATCGCGCATCCTAGAAACTGCAGAGAAGTTCCAGCCCCCGCCACCGGTTGCTGCAGTAGCTCCCGAGAAACCCAAGAAGCTCAGCATACCGGGTGTCAGTGTGGGCAGTTTTAAGAAGGAATTCGAGAAGAAGGCCACCAATCCGCCGTCTACAGAAGGACCTACGCCCGGTGAATTAAGAGCTCAGGAGCAGgttgcagcagctgcagcggccGCCCAGGAAGCCGAAGCCTTAAGCACCCCGCCACCATCGCCAGTGGTGGCCCAATCGCTGGAGGGCAGCGATTCCAAGAACTCGGTGGCCTCCATTTCGCTGGACGAGGCCCGCCGCTCCATGGAGAACTCCATTGCCTTGCTGCTGCAGGCCCAAAACGAGTCCAGCAAGGAGGTGGACCAGCTGTGTGCGCAAACGGAGACCATTGGTGTCAGTGAACCGGCTACTCAGCAGGAGCGCGAGCGTAAGTTGAAGAACGCCCGCGCCATAATCGGAAATGCCATACAACCAG CTTCACCGGGTGCCGAAGGACCTCCAACTCCTCCCGGAGCGGTCAAGACATCAACGGCTTCGATTACCCTGAAATCGGCCACCCTGCCGCGTCGCAAGATTAACGCCAAGGCGGAGGTTCAGTTGGACATTAAGCCGCGAATCCCGGAACAAGGAGCCCCACCCCAGCCGGCCATGCGTTTCAGCACCGAGATGCAACATCCGGTGGCCGATCTGCGCAGTGCCCCGCCCCGCGAGGCCCCCATCCCCTACAGCCCCATCAAGACAACGCTGCAGGCGAGGGCCACCAGTCTGGAGCCCAAGGAGCACGTCATCACCATCCAGCGACCGCCCACGCAGCATGCCTATGGGCGCACCAGTTCCAACACAACCACGCG TTCCGGCTCGCTGTCACGGCAGTCAACGGTGGAATCCGAGTCTGAGGGGACCACCACGGCCACGAACATGTCGCAGGCCACCATTACGAGCACCTCGCAGCCCATCAAGAAGAGTCCGCGGGAGTTTATCATCCCGATTGCCGTCGAGGGAGGCGGCTTCATTACGCCCCGGGAACGCAGCGTGGAGCCATCGGAATCGAGCCACACCACCAGCAGCCGCTCCACGTTCACCCGCCTGCGTCCATCCCGTCGCATTGG CTCACTGTTAAGCGAGGCAGGCTTCGATGAGGGCTCGCCATTCCAAAAGATGCGCACCACGTCGATAACCCGGGATGGCGTCAGCGGAGGAACCGAGGAGGAGGCGCGCTTCACCCCGCACCGACTCAG AAGCTCAAGACCTGTCAAGAAAATTAGTCAAGACAACGATTCGCAAAGCTCCAACGAGGaggacgatgacgacgacgatggcTTCGAGATACTCACGGCGGAGAATCTGTTCTCGACTTTGCTGCAGCGG GTGCGGGCCCTGACGAATCGCCTGAATGTCAACAGTGACCTGACGGCCGGATTCCCCAGCCATTCTAGTCGCCTGCTCACGGACATTTCGCGGCAGGCCCAAAGTCACAGTCCATTCTGGAGCCAGGGCAGTCCCTTTGCCAG TGTGCTTAGATCTCAAGTTAGTTATACCTATAGCGAAACGGTCGAGAAGAAGAAAGT CCGCCtgaacagcagcaacagcagcggacTGGGTGCTCCGTGGCGGCACAGCATGTCCCGGGACCTGGGCAGCGACATGGAATCGATGTTCTCGCGCACGGGGGCCACGCTGCCAAGAG GACATCATCAAGGCAAGGGCAAGCCCAGTTCAGCTCCCGCCCAAGTGGAAAAGGGTGCCGCCACGGTCTCTTCAGCGAGCACTGCAAACAGCGATGAGCCCTTGGACCTGGCCGATCTGGATCTTTCGAGACTACGTCTCAGCAAGAAGGATTTGGAAACACTGTCTAGCATAACTCCTGGATTGCCCAAGTGTTTCCAGGAACAGCTACTTGCAAAACTGCCACCCACTCAAGCTCGCAAGCTATCACGCACCCTGAGCGTTCAGACCAGTGCACCCAGTAGTGCCTCCACTCCCAAGGTTTACAAACGCAGTCAAAGTAGTGGAAGGGGTTACCAGCCGGAGCAACAGTCACAGGAGGAGCTGGCTAAACCACTAACCACTGACGCCCCCAAGACGACTTCAGCGAGTACAGCGATTTACAGGCGAAGCCTCAGTCGCAGTCAGGCACCCACGCCAAATTCTGGCCAGGATGCCGACAGCCGAGCAGCCCAAACGACTAAAAGCCGCAGCAGCAGTGTCTGTCGAGATGACTATGGGAAATCCTCgctctgcagcagcagcacttaCACCAGCGATATTAGCGAAAAGTATAAGTACTACTCGCCGTACCTCAGCAAGTCCAGCAATGTAAGTCCATCGATAGCTTCGAAGGATGCCCCAGAAAAGCGGTACAGTGGTGGGCTAGGACGTCCCCCGAGTGGCTGTCTCTCTCCTCCACCGCAATTGCCGCAAGTTGCTGCCACTGAGGGCACCAGTTCCCTAAGGGTTGGACGTTCCTCGCAGCGTCGGATTTCCCGCTTTCTGCGTCCCGACTTCTTTGATGAACCTAGGGATCGTGAAACCCAGAGCATGCTTAGGGAAATACGAGAAAAGTCCATCGATCGCCATGATCAGGAGCAGACCCAGGCACAGGACTTGAGACGTCGCAAGCATAGTTTGCCCAATGTGGAGCAAGCGGAGCAACCTGCTGAAACGGCACCCATTAGATCCTCCATGCGCCATTCACGCAACAAGAGCATGGAGTTGTTTACAGAAGCCGAATCAAATGGCCAAGCTAGGGATACTGTGAAGACATCAACATCCCGGCAACGAAGTGTTTCGAAGGCTCGAGAACTGGAAACGGAACTGGATAAACACGAACTGGCAGATAAAATCCTCCAGGAGCTGCAGCTACTGTCCGCTGTAAGGAGCCAACATGATCAGACTCAGGAGTCGGAGAAAGCAGAAGAGACATCCACCATTAAAAAGATAAAGAAGTTGAAACCCAAGGAATCCAACGAACCAGAAGCAACGAAAATCGCGTCAACGACTACCTCAAGTACAACCACTTTGGTGAGGAAGGTTAAGAAGGTAGTTAAGAAAACCGACGAGACCCCCAAGACGCCTGGATCTGAAAATGCAGATCTCGCTAGCTCTGCACCAAAGGAAACAAAATTAAAGCGTCCCAAATCCTATCCCATGAAAGATCTCGGATTAAGTCTTAAATCATCAACCGATCTCCCAGAACCGACAACATCACTTCTACCCACTAAATTACCCAGCAAACTCCCTTCAGGGAACACCAATGAATCCGCAGTGGAACCAGCTCCACGCGAGAGTCGCCTGATGAGGCCGAAAAGCTACCCGGCCACCAAACTAGCCACTCCTAAGGAACTGCGCAAAGTTACACGAAGTGGAGTTGCCATTCCCACAATAACAGAAGCTATACCCACTCCCTCGGCTATGCCAACGCCCACTAGTTCCAAGTCCACTTCGGAGGAGAAATCGATGTCGGCCACACCAACCGGAACTATGTCTGTCGTAACGGATGCCAAGGATACAGTATCCTCTTCCAGCGACTCGCGGCCCACGACCATTAAGAAAATCATTAAGGTGTCGAAGAAGTCCAAGCTAATGCCACCTACGCCAGTGACACCAACCACTCCAACCACGACTGCTACCACCACTGCAAGCACCACACCAGTAGAAAGCTCTAAGGAGTCTAGTCCGGTCATTAAGCCCAAGGAAAAGTCACCGGAAAAGAAACCCAGCAAGGGTTTGCTTTACGCTTTGGGACAGAAGTTTGAGAAACTACGAGACTCCGCCATGAGCAAGGAGAAAAAGGCAGGTTCTACTGGAGCAGCGGCATCTTTGGCCTGCACCCAAAAGCAAGGCTCTCCCGAAGAACGCAGCTCTCCAGAAAAGTATAAGAAAAACGTTTCGGATGCAGAGAAGTCCCAACAAACTGGACTCTCCGACGACAAACGGGTGGATAAGCGATCCCGGTTTGACACCATGCTACGCTCTTTAAGGGAGAGATCCGTACCCAGATCACAGCCCAATGGACGCGTGAGTCCGAAGCGAGCTGCCAGTGTGGAGGAGCTGCACGCAGGATGCCCAGAGGGGCAGGGAAAACAAGGCGGAGCAGTTAACAAGATGTTCGGGGGTTTGTTGCGTCGATTTGACAGGGAAAGCAGCGAACAACGCCGGGTGAGAAGCACCCGATCCACCAGCAACATAGAGCGACAGGTTCGCGAAGAACAGGATCAGCTGCTGGACGCCTCGCTACCAACATCGCCAATCTATCAGAATGTGGTAAAGAGCACGAAAAGCAAAGTCGCTTCAACGACAAATGGCGAAGAGAATTGCAATTGCGAAACAGCTTGTCCAGATTGCAGGCAAAACAAGGGACAGAACTTGACCACCAGCGGTGCTCCAACTAACACAACAACGCCGAGCAGCAAGGAGAAGCGAAAAGGTCTGATGCTTGATCTGGCCAGCGCAAATGTGTCCGGCAGTGGTGCCCCTAGCTCGGTGACCACCGCCACCACAACTACCACAAGTGGAAGCAGCTATCGGGGATCTAAAACCAATCCGGCTTTGATCAATGGAAATGGAGGACTGGGAATGGGCATCTACTCGAATCTGCCACCCTATCCGGGAGCCATGAAAAGTGCCAGCTCCAACAACAGCTCCAGCCAGCAGTCCATGGAGAACGCCACCAACAATAACTCAACAAATACCAATAATAATTGCAGTTCGCAAACTTCTGGCTATAGAACCTCATCGGCACACGAGATTAATCGGAATAATCCGCTCTTGACGCCCTCCTTCGAAAACATTGCCAACTACTCCTCGGACTCAAGGAGCTACCAAGATGACTGCGCCTCCACCTCGACTTTCCTATCGCCCACCGAAGAGCCGGAGTTGTATTTCGACAACTGGTCCATATGCTCCGAGGACAACTACATGTTGCACGCGACGCCCTCGCCCACAGTTTCCCGGTTGTCAAGAGCTTCCCTGTCCTCGCCCACTCGTTGCTCCGAGAGCTCTGATCCCAACGAGAGTGTGATCGACAGGATTAAACGGCGTAGCTTTTACAGTCGATTCAATGAGCAGAAAAAACCAAGACGCACCAGCAGCATTGTCGGTCCATCGGCGGTGAGGGATTACTACCGGGAGCAACAAGCGGCAGTTAAGGCGCGCTCCAGTAACAAACTGCATGCTCCGGACATGGATCCACCACCAAGAGCTCATTCACCGGACATAGCCCAGCAGTTCTTTAGACCCCTGAAACTGAGTCCCGTGGGAACGGAGCTAAAGCCACCTGTTTACCGTTCGACTTTGGACTACTCTGCATCATCGGCGGGGGCCACCAGCAAGCCAAGGAAGAGTCTGAATGACATTAGAAATACCTCGCCCTCTTTCCTCAGCAAACGTTACGAGACCACCGATTACAGTTCGGTGCCAATGCGATACAAGAGCTCCTCCAGCTCGAGTCCAAGTAATGGAGCCATTGCCAGCGGCTATTACAACACCTACAATCCGAAGCGTAGATCTTCCTACACGCTCAATGGTAGTCTACCAACAGCGACCAGTGGAAGCAGTGCAGCGGGGAGCAGCCACCTGGATGGATACGCCACCTTGTGCAGGAGATCCCTTCGTCCATACGACCATCGAACGATGTCCCTGCTGGAGCCACCGACCTCGAGCAGCGTTCGTAGTGGCGAAGGGGCTTCTTACCAAAGGCGTGAAGCAAGGACACCGGTTAGAGACTACACATCCAGCATTTCGCG ATCTGGATCGCGTTACCGCACTTCATCGGCCACTCGCAGTCCAACAAACATTTGA